In Coregonus clupeaformis isolate EN_2021a chromosome 15, ASM2061545v1, whole genome shotgun sequence, one genomic interval encodes:
- the LOC121583028 gene encoding switch-associated protein 70, giving the protein MTSRAPGATNMGLLRDELLKSIWHAFTALDVEQSGKVSKSQLKVLSHNLCTVMKVPHDPVALEEHFKDDDEGPVSNQGYMPYLNRFILDKVRDNFDILEFNNVCWTLCFKKNINMSHLLISNDDAFKVWCIFNFLSEDRYPLVIIIEEIEYFLWKLMEAMGGIWNQERFEDYKLTLNRKQQCLSAWELIELVGLGHFSKGMNRQTLSMGISEVFQELILDVLRQGYMMKKGHKRKNWTERWFVLGPNYMSYYVSEDLTDKKGEILLDRNCCVESLPDKEGKKCLFIVKCSDKRFEISASDKKRKQEWIQAIQTCIQQLRLGLPSPHREARLRRRELRQKQQAEQGELEERMRLLQTANENKHRQLESMRKKLEEAAATATLEEQRRKQTQTDLQDRYRTDLEREKMVRQQMEEQVAQKSSELEQYLQRVRELEDMYHRLEDALEDERQARQDEETMRKLQTRLLEEESAKRAELEQIHLQQQRAISQTQAEKQELESERLAKETALQAAMLQLESLERERHGALEQYEEVRMKLEQAANKTKSWKDKVAKHEGLVRLIQPGDKGPQRMTNWGPAAFTDTELDLRKKSWQERKNHNQSAQ; this is encoded by the exons atgaCATCGAGAGCACCAGGGGCTACGAACATGGGACTACTACGGGATGAACTTCTGAAGTCAATATGGCACGCATTCACAGCCTTGGACGTGGAGCAAAGTGGGAAAGTGTCCAAATCACAGCTTAAG GTGCTCTCTCATAACCTGTGCACCGTGATGAAGGTTCCCCATGACCCGGTGGCCCTGGAGGAGCACTTTAAGGATGATGATGAGGGCCCTGTGTCCAACCAGGGATACATGCCCTACCTCAATAGGTTCATACTGGACAAG GTTAGGGATAACTTTGACATACTGGAGTTCAACAATGTGTGCTGGACACTGTGTTTCAAGAAAAACATCAACATGAGCCATCTTCTCATCTCCAACGATGACGCCTTCAAGGTCTGGTGCATCTTCAACTTCCTGTCTGAAGACAGGTACCCACTGGTCATCATCATAGAGGAA aTTGAGTACTTCCTGTGGAAGCTGATGGAGGCCATGGGAGGCATTTGGAATCAGGAGAGGTTTGAGGATTACAAGCTCACGTTGAACAGGAAGCAGCAATGCCTGAGTGCCTGGGAGCTGATAGAGCTGGTTGGCTTGGGCCACTTCAGTAAGGGCATGAACCGCCAGACCCTGTCCATGGGCATCTCTGAGGTCTTCCAGGAGCTCATACTGGATGTGCTCAGACAG GGCTACATGATGAAAAAAGGCCACAAAAGGAAAAATTGGACGGAGCGCTGGTTTGTGCTTGGACCAAACTATATGTCATACTATGTGAGTGAGGACCTCACTGACAAGAAGGGGGAAATTTTGCTGGACCGCAACTGTTGTGTGGAG TCTCTACCAGACAAGGAGGGGAAGAAATGCCTCTTTATAGTCAAGTGCAGCGACAAAAGATTTGAGATCAGCGCATCGGATAAGAAGAGGAAACAAGAATGGATCCAAG cCATCCAAACATGCATCCAGCAGCTGAGGTTGGGCCTGCCCTCTCCACACCGTGAGGCCAGGCTGCGGCGCAGGGAGCTCAGGCAGAAACAGCAGGCTGAGCAGGGGGAgctggaggagaggatgaggctGCTGCAGACAGCCAATGAAAACAAGCATAGACAGCTGGAGTCTATGAGGAAG AAACTGGAGGAGGCAGCGGCCACAGCGACTctggaggagcagaggagaaagCAGACCCAGACTGACCTGCAGGACCGCTACAgaacagacctggagagagagaaaatg GTGCGTCAGCAGATGGAGGAGCAGGTGGCCCAGAAGTCCAGTGAGTTGGAGCAGTACCTGCAGCGTGTCAGGGAGCTGGAGGATATGTACCACCGCCTGGAGGATGCACTAGAGGACGAGAGACAGGCCAGGCAGGATGAGGAGACCATGCGCAAACTACAGACCAG GCTTCTGGAGGAGGAGTCAGCCAAGCGGGCAGAGCTGGAGCAGATCCACCTGCAGCAGCAGAGGGCCATCTCCCAGACCCAGGCTGAGAAGCAGGAGCTGGAGAGCGAGCGGCTGGCCAAGGAGACGGCCCTGCAGGCAGCCATGCTGCAGCTGGAGAGtcttgagagagagaggcacggaGCGCTGGAGCAGTACGAG GAGGTGAGAATGAAACTGGAGCAGGCAGCTAATAAGACCAAGAGCTGGAAGGACAAGGTGGCCAAGCACGAGGGGCTGGTCCGTCTCATCCAGCCAG gcGATAAAGGACCACAGAGGATGACTAACTGGGGCCCAGCAGCATTCACAGACACTGAGCTGGACCTGAGGAAGAAGTCCTGGCAGGAGAGGAAGAACCACAACCAGTCAGCCCAGTAG